In Actinopolyspora saharensis, the genomic window CGGCTCCGTTGTCGTAGACCTCGAGGGCGGCCACGGAGGTGACGGTGATGACGTGGCCGTTGCCGGAGTCGACCAGCTTGGGCAGCAGCGCCTTCGTGAGTCGGAACGTACCGAGGACGTTGGTCTCCCACATCCAGCGCCAGTCCTCTTCGCTGGATTCCGCGACCGGGGCGCTCCCCTTGGCCCCGCCCGCGTTGTTGACCAGCACGCGGCAGGCGGGGACCTGTTCGACGAAGGAGTTCACCGAGTCCTCGTCGGTGACGTCCAGGGGCACGGCGGTGCCGCCGGTCTCGGCGGCGAGCTCCCGGAGTCGCTCGACCCGGCGGGCACCGAGGATCACGTGGAAGCCTTCGGAGGCCAGGGCGCGGGCGGTGGCCGCGCCGATTCCGGAACTGGCTCCGGTGACCACCGCCACTCCGCGGTGCCGTTCACCGGAGGAGTTCTCCGTTG contains:
- a CDS encoding SDR family NAD(P)-dependent oxidoreductase; translated protein: MAVVTGASSGIGAATARALASEGFHVILGARRVERLRELAAETGGTAVPLDVTDEDSVNSFVEQVPACRVLVNNAGGAKGSAPVAESSEEDWRWMWETNVLGTFRLTKALLPKLVDSGNGHVITVTSVAALEVYDNGAGYTSAKHAEAALHRTLRGEHLGEPVRFTEVSPGLVETEFSEVRYGGDTERAAAVYRGLTPLSADDVADVISFAATRPEHVNLDQIVLKPREQASATRTYRVQDS